A genomic segment from Curtobacterium sp. MCSS17_007 encodes:
- a CDS encoding O-antigen ligase family protein, which produces MDHFALVAAALLALTLAGFTLTLRRHSRLYILAFLAIPQFYVPGIPVPLAQAYAVFLLAASFFDRDLRIGNRGITIPVGVLAALTAVALIVPPHPSSATNILVYYATWACMLRYVWAERQNPRHLSIAMAWTLPWIFFEAILTVVFRALPALENTFLRSQAAELLIGPAAPALFAGERNNVLDPAKAGGLFVNGNVASMFLGVACFFIAILARRTHSRALGLLAIATLGAVVATGSKTGIVLAILMPLIAWALIHVARARGRSFILPALLVVAAASIAAPTVVTALFPSFTARGDVALGTRGGLWDLAGRLFLEHPFLGVGWEGFQEYALRYTGSSFPPHNLIIAGWSNTGILGAAAVVAVILVCVIGGLRSTFATEDLQERRVIVYALCGVVWVFVHGMADNTTIYGEPKTMFLLTVLLGLTLLPKPTATQPTLQLRLASQLTQ; this is translated from the coding sequence GTGGATCATTTCGCGCTCGTCGCCGCAGCGCTCCTTGCGCTCACTCTTGCCGGCTTCACGCTGACGCTCCGTCGGCACAGCCGGCTGTACATCCTCGCGTTCCTCGCGATCCCTCAGTTCTACGTGCCAGGGATCCCGGTCCCACTGGCGCAGGCGTACGCCGTGTTTCTCCTCGCCGCGTCTTTCTTCGACCGGGACCTGCGCATCGGGAACCGCGGCATCACGATCCCCGTCGGCGTCCTGGCCGCTCTCACCGCGGTCGCGTTGATCGTGCCGCCGCACCCCAGCAGCGCGACGAACATCCTCGTCTACTACGCCACCTGGGCGTGCATGCTCCGCTACGTCTGGGCCGAGCGGCAGAACCCGCGCCACCTCAGCATCGCGATGGCATGGACCCTCCCGTGGATTTTCTTTGAAGCCATCCTCACGGTGGTCTTCCGCGCGCTGCCTGCGCTCGAAAACACCTTCTTGCGCTCTCAAGCCGCGGAACTTCTCATCGGCCCAGCTGCGCCCGCACTCTTCGCCGGCGAACGCAACAACGTCCTTGACCCGGCGAAGGCCGGCGGCCTATTTGTCAACGGCAATGTCGCATCCATGTTCCTCGGCGTTGCCTGTTTCTTCATAGCGATCCTCGCCCGACGCACCCACAGCCGCGCGCTCGGGTTGCTCGCGATCGCCACCCTCGGTGCGGTCGTCGCGACCGGCTCCAAAACCGGTATCGTCCTCGCGATCCTCATGCCCCTCATCGCCTGGGCATTGATCCACGTCGCGCGCGCCCGCGGCCGATCGTTCATCCTCCCCGCCCTGCTTGTCGTCGCCGCGGCCTCCATCGCCGCACCAACGGTCGTCACCGCCCTGTTCCCGTCGTTCACCGCCCGCGGGGACGTCGCCCTCGGGACACGTGGTGGCCTGTGGGACCTGGCCGGGCGGCTGTTCCTCGAGCATCCGTTTCTCGGCGTTGGGTGGGAAGGGTTCCAGGAGTACGCCCTGCGTTATACGGGCAGCTCCTTCCCGCCGCACAACCTCATCATCGCGGGATGGTCGAACACCGGCATACTCGGCGCAGCCGCGGTCGTCGCCGTCATCCTCGTTTGCGTCATTGGAGGATTGCGCTCCACCTTCGCCACCGAGGATCTGCAGGAACGGCGCGTGATCGTCTACGCGCTTTGCGGCGTCGTCTGGGTGTTCGTACACGGCATGGCCGACAACACGACCATTTACGGGGAACCGAAGACGATGTTCCTCCTGACCGTGCTTCTCGGGCTCACGCTCCTGCCGAAGCCCACCGCGACCCAGCCCACGCTGCAACTTCGCCTCGCGAGCCAGCTCACGCAATGA
- a CDS encoding DUF4012 domain-containing protein gives MSDQPESRRAAVRRGNRARTVLWIVLAVVLLLILAVAWVGVRGALAKGHLERAVSDVSTLRSQLGSGDTSGAQPTAAKLEDEASAARSLTGDPVWATSEHVPFFGTNLRAVRQVAAIVDDVATGAVAPVSGVVGELGSDSFAPKDGKVDLGPLVKAQGPVQQAATTIDKASKDADAIDVSGTLSPVTSAVNQLRNALQSVEGQVDVANRVVQLAPAMLGADGDRRYLLLFQNNAELRAGGGIPGAVALLNVQDGGISLQEQRSGGSFGPYPESVLPLDDGTKGLYGDITGRYMQDVTLTPRFDVSAELAREMWKRETGTEVDGVLAMDPVTLGYLLQATGPVSLPTGDTLTSDNAVRLLLSDVYARYPDPAVQDAFFASAASSVFEKVSSGGFDAKRFVAALTTAAGEDRLRLWSADEGEERLIAGTALAGELPTVSPDTRQFGVYLNDGTGSKMDYYLEKTVSVGSSVCRKDGRPTSAVEVTITNTAPADAATSLPEYVTGGGAFGTEPGKIKTLIAVYAPTDAVFLGASKDGQGVGVQTLTDDGHPVAQLQTLLAPGESVTFRVAWLGEAKYAKASTDAISTPGVEQTKALPLRFDCANPTPAG, from the coding sequence ATGTCCGACCAGCCCGAGTCGCGACGCGCTGCTGTACGCCGGGGGAACAGGGCCCGGACCGTGCTGTGGATCGTCCTCGCCGTCGTCCTTCTGCTGATCCTCGCCGTCGCGTGGGTGGGGGTCCGCGGCGCTCTGGCCAAGGGCCACCTCGAGCGAGCGGTTTCCGACGTCAGTACCCTTCGCTCGCAGTTGGGCAGCGGGGACACGTCCGGCGCGCAGCCGACGGCGGCGAAGCTCGAGGACGAGGCGTCGGCAGCCCGGTCGCTGACGGGCGACCCGGTCTGGGCGACGTCCGAGCACGTCCCGTTCTTCGGGACGAACCTGCGTGCCGTGCGGCAGGTCGCCGCGATCGTGGACGACGTCGCGACCGGGGCGGTCGCGCCGGTCTCCGGCGTCGTCGGTGAACTCGGTTCGGACTCCTTCGCGCCGAAGGACGGCAAGGTCGATCTCGGTCCGCTCGTCAAGGCGCAGGGGCCGGTGCAGCAGGCGGCGACGACGATCGACAAGGCGTCGAAGGACGCCGACGCGATCGACGTCAGCGGCACGCTCTCGCCGGTGACCTCGGCGGTCAACCAGCTGCGGAACGCGCTGCAGTCGGTCGAGGGACAGGTCGACGTGGCGAACCGTGTCGTCCAGCTCGCCCCGGCGATGCTCGGAGCGGACGGCGACCGCCGCTACCTGCTGCTGTTCCAGAACAACGCCGAGCTCCGCGCCGGCGGTGGGATCCCCGGTGCCGTGGCGCTGCTGAACGTGCAGGACGGTGGGATCTCCCTGCAGGAGCAACGGTCAGGTGGTTCGTTCGGCCCGTACCCGGAGTCGGTCCTGCCACTCGACGACGGCACCAAGGGCCTCTACGGCGACATCACCGGCCGGTACATGCAGGACGTCACGCTCACGCCGCGCTTCGACGTGTCCGCCGAACTGGCCCGCGAGATGTGGAAGCGCGAGACGGGTACCGAAGTCGACGGCGTCCTCGCGATGGACCCGGTGACCCTGGGCTACCTGTTGCAGGCGACCGGGCCGGTGTCACTGCCGACCGGTGACACGCTCACGTCGGACAACGCGGTGCGGCTGCTGCTGAGCGACGTCTACGCCCGGTACCCGGACCCCGCCGTGCAGGACGCCTTCTTCGCGTCGGCCGCGAGCTCGGTCTTCGAGAAGGTCTCGAGCGGTGGCTTCGACGCGAAGCGGTTCGTCGCCGCGTTGACGACGGCAGCGGGGGAGGACCGCCTGCGGCTCTGGAGCGCGGACGAGGGCGAAGAGCGTCTCATCGCGGGCACCGCGCTCGCCGGCGAGCTACCGACCGTGTCGCCGGACACCCGCCAGTTCGGCGTCTACCTGAACGACGGCACCGGTTCGAAGATGGACTACTACCTCGAGAAGACGGTCTCGGTCGGGTCCTCCGTGTGCCGGAAGGACGGCCGCCCAACCTCGGCCGTCGAGGTGACGATCACGAACACCGCGCCGGCGGACGCCGCGACGAGCCTGCCCGAGTACGTCACCGGCGGAGGCGCGTTCGGCACGGAGCCGGGCAAGATCAAGACGCTCATCGCGGTGTACGCGCCGACGGACGCGGTCTTCCTCGGCGCGTCGAAGGACGGTCAGGGGGTGGGCGTCCAGACACTGACCGACGACGGCCACCCGGTCGCGCAGCTGCAGACGCTCCTGGCTCCGGGGGAGAGCGTGACCTTCCGCGTCGCCTGGCTGGGCGAGGCGAAGTACGCCAAGGCGAGTACCGATGCCATTTCGACCCCGGGGGTCGAGCAGACGAAGGCCCTGCCACTGCGGTTCGACTGCGCGAACCCGACCCCCGCAGGCTGA
- a CDS encoding sortase, with product MKKLIAAALLAGAAFVAVPTAANAAGYTPDSDVSVSGNYVAGGTAVVAFTPGAFQNGEAVRVQVTGAGAVTLGALPTTTVSKDYTANADGSLSVRVTFPAGGSGTYNLTATGATSGVTGFANFTIAPADTAGTVGSTGNSGTPGQLAFTGGTISTLGLWAAGGAIVLGGGLLVVRKSVRRQHDAA from the coding sequence ATGAAGAAGCTCATCGCCGCTGCCCTGCTCGCGGGCGCAGCTTTCGTCGCCGTCCCGACCGCAGCCAACGCTGCCGGTTACACGCCGGACTCTGACGTCTCGGTCTCGGGCAACTACGTCGCCGGTGGCACCGCTGTCGTGGCCTTCACGCCGGGTGCCTTCCAGAACGGCGAGGCCGTCCGCGTCCAGGTCACCGGTGCCGGTGCGGTCACGCTCGGCGCCCTGCCGACCACGACCGTCTCGAAGGACTACACCGCGAACGCCGACGGCTCGCTGAGCGTGCGCGTCACGTTCCCGGCCGGTGGCTCGGGTACCTACAACCTGACCGCGACCGGTGCGACCTCGGGTGTCACCGGCTTCGCCAACTTCACCATCGCCCCGGCTGACACGGCGGGCACCGTCGGCTCGACCGGCAACTCCGGCACCCCCGGTCAGCTCGCCTTCACGGGTGGCACCATCTCGACGCTCGGCCTTTGGGCTGCCGGCGGCGCCATCGTCCTCGGTGGTGGCCTCCTGGTCGTCCGCAAGTCGGTCCGTCGTCAGCACGACGCCGCCTGA